A single genomic interval of Candidatus Edwardsbacteria bacterium harbors:
- a CDS encoding discoidin domain-containing protein — translation MSNPMILSDNLFDDAGTLSASDTDTDAAYSVDNIKDLRPYTWWKAANATTGAKWIKIALTTAATADSIGIIGHNLFSAGVFSFKLQHSPDDSTWTDVVSLDKNDEELQSDKAFFVTFTAPAVKGYWRVLIEDDTGAGYTAVPQIAVIMVGARIDMPTSPDTPFDPGKEKASASVVSNGGNLLGSVYRFTTTRITAVFAQLTRTFVWNTLYPWWTSHAKLGKPFFFVWDYANYATDVRWVKLVDGAQFERPLSRGTYVDSFTLDMEGMLEE, via the coding sequence ATGAGCAACCCGATGATCCTATCCGACAACCTGTTCGATGACGCCGGCACTCTGTCCGCCAGCGACACCGACACCGATGCCGCCTACAGCGTGGACAACATCAAGGACCTGCGTCCATACACCTGGTGGAAGGCGGCCAACGCCACCACCGGGGCCAAGTGGATCAAGATAGCCCTGACCACGGCCGCTACCGCCGACTCCATAGGGATCATCGGGCATAATTTATTTTCGGCCGGGGTGTTCAGCTTTAAGCTACAGCATTCGCCCGACGATTCCACCTGGACGGATGTTGTCAGCCTGGATAAGAATGATGAGGAATTGCAGTCCGACAAGGCATTCTTCGTCACCTTTACCGCTCCGGCCGTTAAAGGTTATTGGCGGGTGCTTATAGAGGACGACACCGGCGCGGGATATACCGCAGTTCCGCAGATAGCCGTTATCATGGTGGGCGCCAGGATAGACATGCCCACCAGCCCGGACACTCCGTTCGATCCCGGCAAGGAAAAGGCCTCGGCCTCGGTTGTCAGCAACGGTGGGAATCTGCTGGGATCGGTATACCGCTTTACCACCACCAGGATCACGGCCGTATTCGCCCAGCTTACCAGGACCTTTGTCTGGAACACCCTGTATCCCTGGTGGACCAGCCACGCAAAATTAGGCAAGCCGTTCTTCTTCGTGTGGGATTATGCCAATTATGCCACCGATGTCCGCTGGGTAAAATTGGTTGACGGAGCGCAGTTCGAACGGCCGCTGTCACGGGGAACGTATGTGGATTCCTTCACCCTGGACATGGAAGGAATGCTGGAGGAATAA